Part of the Erwinia amylovora genome is shown below.
TTGACGGAGTTCCATTTTTACAATCGGTAAAAGAACATAAATCCGGTACCTATACCAGCGGCTATCTTTTATCATTCATGGCCGGAAACAAAAATGAAAGAACGATAAGGCTATTTGAAAATGAACCATATGAATATAAGGTAATTCTGTATATCAATGAAAAAAATCTTCTGGCGGAAATAAAAAATTTCGGATTAGACTCTGGCGGGATTTACAAATGGGAATTCAAATACACAAATAAAATAGGAAAAGGGAGGCTTTTGAATGAAATAAGATATCCTTGCGGCAGAAATGATAAAATTGAATATATCAGAGCAAGAGGCCGTTCGAATATACCATCTTCGAAAATTTTAAAATTATTTGTGGTAAGAAGATACTATATAAGCCCGCAGTTCGTCGCGGGTATAAAGAAAATTGTAACGCAGTATCATTTTAAAAAGACCGACGAGAACGAAAGATATTTATCTGCTGAAGAATATATGGATATAAGTTTCAGAGTGATGAGGAGAATTACCAGAAACTACAACAAATTCCATCTTTTAATCAGTGAGTTGACAGAAGTCGGTATGACAACCACAGAAATCATTTACTCCTACCTAAATTGTGATGAAAAAAAAGAATTGTTACACCAGGCTGCTAACTATCAATGCATCACAGAAACAGCCACGACGTATACCGATTTGTCTATTGCTAAGAACAACACGAGACGAGATAAGGTTGAAATGTTCTATGATGAAAAAGGTAACCTGACAAGGCAGATCAATAATAATATTTCGATAATCTTTTTTTCTTATGCGCTTAGAGTAAATCAAGGTGGAGTTTTAGTTGATATTCCTAATGGAATGAGATTACTCGAGTCTCTTGAAATAATGTATCTCAAGAGTCAAGGTAACAATATCGTTAAAGAATATGAATATGAATTAATTTCTAAGCCTGCTGTGATGATAGGTAATCCCGAAGAACCTAAAACTTATAAATTGGTGCTTGTGAATGAGAGCACGCATATTAATAACATTTTAATAAAATCGACTTCTTTAAAATACTTCAAAAGCATCCATGACAGAGAAAACTTAGGAAAATTGAAATCTACAAGAATTAAGTGCTTTGACAGAATAAAAGTTAAAGAGTTTACATGGTCTGGAGGTTCTTACTATGACGATCTGACTTTATATACTAAAACAATGATAAATGAATTAATAATTGAGGAGGTTTTAGTATGGAATGCAATAACGGGCCTTTTAAACAGTGCCACTGACAGCTTGGGCAGGAAATTAGAGTATAAGAGAGATAAAGTAGGAAGGATCCTTAACACAATCATGACATCAAATATCAATGACCATGCAAGGTCAAGGAAATTTAAACATTACTATGAATACAGTATTGAGAATATTTCAGGAACCTTATTTTACCAAAAAAAAACGGTGGACTTGCACCATAACAGTATCTACGAAAGATATGATGGTCTTGGCAGGCTACAATATGTAGCGATGAGAAAAAACACAGTAATGAAGAAAAGATACTTCACGCTTACAAATATGACTATCTGTCGAGAATTGAATTCGAAGAGCATTTTACTCATAAAGGAAGTAAAAGCTTTAGTTTAGCCAGCATCTACTCTTATGATGATTGGGGATATATCAAGACGTTAAGACACAATGATGGAGTTGAAGAGAATGTTGTTACAGATCTGATAAACAGAACTAAATCGCATTGGTTGGCAGTTGGCGAGAAAAAAATAAATGAAACAAAAATCACATTTGATATCAACAATCAGCCCGTGAGTTATAAAAGATATTTGTCTGACGGGCAATTTTTGCAAACAATCTTCGAAAGAGATTTTTGCGGCAGACTAATCAAACATCAAGATGAATTAGGAAGCATAACTGAATATGGTTATGATTTGTATGACAGGGTCAATAAAATCGTTTTTCCTGACAATTCAGTGATCGATAAAAAATATAGTATATATTCAGAGCAGCAACTGGTTGAGAATATTACATTCACATCGGCTGATGGCAAGGTTCATGATATAGGTGTTCAGACTTTTGATGAATTAGAGCGAATAATTGAAAAGGAATCCTATGGGGTAAAAACGAAGTATGTTTATTCTCTACACCAGACGCTACCTGATGAGATCGTCTTTGCTGACGGGACGAGTAATTTTTATGAAAATAACTACGCTTTGAATGATAATATTCTCTCAGTGACTGATGATAAGGGGGAGTTTATAAAAAAATTTAAATATTCAGACGTTGACGGTTTACTAAAAGAAACTAAATTCTTTACTCCAAAAGATACCTATATAGAAAACATTGAAGAAGACAACTTAAATAACATCGTAGAAATCATCACAAAGTTTATTCATGATGGGAAAATCATCGAAATGATGTACAAGCAAGAAGATAATTATAATAATGAAGGTATCTATAAAATCACGGATGAAACCAACACCGAATTTGTCTATTCTCGTGACCTTTATGGCAGAATAACGGAGATCGCTTCAGGACAAGAGAAAACAAAAATAGCGTATGACATTTTCAGCAGGATTAGCATCATTGATGAATATGACCTGGAAGGAAAGTCCGTTGTTCAATTATCCTACGATGAATTAAGTAGAGAAATTGGTCGAAAGGTACAGATTTATTTCGATAACGATCCTTCTCTTAGCCAGCCCAGTATTTCTTTCACAGTTAGCTCTAAATACCATAAGAATAATTTGCTAAAATCACGATCGATTGAACAATACTCTGGCGAAAATAAAATAGATATTAGAAAAGAATCTTTCAACTACGACATTATGAATCGTATCATATTTTATGAATGTATTGGTATTATACCAACTGTAGATAAAAACAATAAAGCAATAAAAACGATAGGATATTCCTACGATACCGTGGGGAATATAGTGATTACTGATACTGTTTACTCAGACGAGAGTAGAGCTCGCGTATCATTTATCTATGATGAGAAAAATCCATTTATCCTGAGTTGGATGCAAAATGAGAGTACCCTTGATATTACTCAGAATGAATACAACAGACTTGGCTTTCTTGTCAATAAAACTTACACGAAAAGGATAAATGCTGATTTTTCTAAGAAACAGGAAGTTGACTATAGATATAATAACCTACTTTGTTTGTCATCTGTCACGAATAAAACCACCGGTACTCATCTTTCTGATGAAAGCCAGAATATTGAGTACCGTTTTGGCACCACGGGAAAACTGTTCTTTAGAAAGTCAGTAAAGGATAAGGTAAAGAATGAGCAAATAATAACTCATCGGGGTTACAATGAGGAAATAACTAACTTTATAGATTTTGAAGACCAGTCAAAGATGACGCTAATCAACTCTGCATATGGCGCGTCTAAAATGATATTGCAGAAAACTGACGTGCTGACGACTAACTATAAAATGGTAACTAATAACTCAAATACTCCGATATTTGTGGCGAAATACTGGGGTGGTAGATATGTGAGTAGTGAATATTCCACCATCGGGATCTACGGATCATTAGGGAAAAATAGTATGCAACTTGCATTAAATGGTTGCTTATTTGATGATGAGTCCGGTGGGTATATAATGGGGGGTAGAATATACGACCCAGAAAGTATGAGGTTTACCACGCCAGATAGTTTGTCACCTTTTAATGGAGGGAATATTAATCCTTATATCTATTGTAATAATAATCCTGTAAATAATAGTGATAACACGGGCTACCTTACCAGGGAGACTTGGAAGAATATCATATATATTGGTGCAGTACTGTCTGTAGGAACGGGTATATTGACATTAGGTTGCTCAATTGCAATGTCATCGGTTTTGATAAGCGTTATGTCAATAATTCAGATAACTGGAGGTGCGTTTAGTCTGGCATCTCTTAAAAATATCAATGATGATTCAGAGTTAGCTGCACACGGCATTTCAACGCTATTTGATATTGGCCTGTCATTTTTTAACGTTGCAAAATTGTCCAGATTACCCTTATCCAAGAATTTGAGCAGTTTTTTTGATTTTAACAGAAGTTTGACTAATCTTAGAACGTTGCCCGTGAATAAAAACAGGAAAAAAATATCTGGGGTGAACTATCTGGGGAGAGGAGTGAGTATATTCAACGATACCTACAAAAAAAAAGCCAGGTTAAATATTTATTCACACGGGAAAAGGGCCGCACTGATTGAAACACGAATGGACGATTCAGGCAAGCTTTACGAAAAATTCAGACTGAGTTCGCAAAGTCTGGATAACTTACTGCGTACGAGTGGAGGGATTAAATATGACGATTATGCATCAATAAGAATCATTGCCTGCCATTCTGGTGACCCCAGTCAATATAAATCGGCAATAGGGTTTGATATGCATAAAATAACAGGCTTGCCGGTAAAAGCTTTCCATGGGGATGTGACGATTTTTGGCATTCCACCAGAAACTCTACAAAGCTATTTCGAAAGGCATTCTACTGACCCACATTCTCTGCATAACATACGTAAAAAATTTTCCGCTGAATTCGAACTTATTCATAATTCCAATTATCTCCCGACGTATTTCTCCTAATTGGCAATATACGCAGTATGGGATGAATGCTTTACTTTTAATGTCTAAATTAGCATGGGTATTTTTAATTGTACTATAGTAAGGGGTAAATGATTCAACAACGCGACAGTAACCTAATGATATTATTACGGAGGGTTCATGAAGGGAATAACGCAAACGCTTGCGGATTTCAATGTAAATATTCAACAGGATAATTTCATCAGTGCTTGTATGGCTGGAGTCGATCCTAGGACAGGTTTTTTCTGTAATTCCACCACGCTTTTTGACTATAATTCATGTTTCTCCGACGCCAAGTTTTCTTTTGTACTTAACTATAACTCCAAGAACATGTGTTTGAATCAAGGATATGGCTATGGGTTTACGGATAATCAATCACGCTATGACGAAGGAAAAAAATTATTATCTCTTTCATCAGGCCAGGTATACAGAATAGCTAACGACCCCATAGAGGGGCAGCCAGAGATAGCCGATTGTAAATACCACGACTTTACCTTCAAAAAAACATTGCTCAGAAGCCCTGATGGCGCCGTATCCCAAAAGATATACTACATTACATATATGAATGGCGTAGTGGAAAAACTTGAAAACGTAGACATTAACGGTGATGAACAATCTTGTTATGTCCCTTTCATGATCCTTTATGGAGTTAGCGGTAAAATACAGATGTTCTGGGATTACGATAATGGAGTGCCGCAGTTAACGACAGTTCGGGAAATAAAAAAAGGCATAAATATTAATACTGATCTGCTATCTTTAAGTCATAAGGAAAAGGGTAAGATAAGGTTAAGCGTATTTGATGATACTGAATATAATTATAGAATAGTATTGACTTTGAATAGCAAAAATCAGTTAGTACAGATAAAAAATACGGGTTTAGATATTTATGGCAAACATAGCTGGAAGTTCAAATATTCTGATGTGGCGGCTAAAGATCATCTGTTAGAGGAAATCAGATACCCGAGTGGAAGGAAAGATACGATTGAATATAAGCGTAGCGAAAATAATTTCGATTTGATTCTTCCAGGAGATTATCTATTATACAGCGTATGGCTTTACCAGATAATCCCACAGTTCATGTCGGGAATAAAGCAGATTGCTACAAACTATACTTATAACTGGGCCGATGATAATAATCAATATTCATCTGTTGAAGAGTATTTGGACATAAGACGCCAGGCAATAAAAAAAATCACCAGAACTTATAATAAATTCCATTTATTAATTAGCGAAAGCATTGAATCTGGTACGACTGTTAAGCATATCAGCTATGTTTATAATGATTGCGATGTTACGAAAAGTCTAATGCTGCAATCTCTCAAGTATCAATGTATCAATGTAATAAAGACAACATATATCGATAACAGCGGTGCTGAAGTCAAACAGCGTGATGAAGTCGTCAGTATGGAATACGATGAATTTGGCAACCTGGTCAAACAAAAGAATCATAACAATTCAATTTTTTCATTTATCTATACGAATTTAATCTTGTATGGAGACCAGCTAGTCGAAAATCCCAATGGCTTCTGGATCATGAAATCTACCAGTATAGTATATCCTGATAATGTCAAAAGTCAGATTTGTAAGGAATATGTTTATGAGTTATTAACAGAATCTGTTAACGATTCCAAATCTGTTGAAGATATAACCAGCTATAAGATAGTATCAACTGAAGAGAAATTGTTCATAAACTACGAATTAGTCAATACCACTTTGCTGACTTACCATATGGAATCGAAAGATAAACCCCATTTCGGTAAATTGAAGTCTCATACGCTTCTATGTTTCGACAGAAAAATATGTAAGACTTTCAAATGGGATTACCTTTCTGACCAATTAGTTGTGCAGGCCATTAATCAAAATAACGATTTTTCTGGCTGCACTACCGTGAAGTTTAATGGAACAACAGGCCTGCTTCAAAGTAGTTATGATGGATTTAATAAGTCGATAGAATATAAGCGTGATAAACTGGGGAGAATAACCTTAGTCACTCTTACCTCCAATATCGATGACCCATATAAAAAGAAAAGTTTTAAATACAGATATAAATACCAATTTAAGGAGCAGTTAGGATCTTTTAATTATGAGGTGGAGACTACAGATTTATATGGCAATAAGCTCTATGAGCGCTATGACGGTCTTGGTAGAATGCAAACTGTTGCAATCATGAAGAATAACAGCGATAAAGAAAAAATCATTAATTCGTACAAATATAATGAACTGTCTCAACTAGTTCACGAAGATCGTTTTTCATACAAAGGTAATGAAAAGCTAAGTTTTATAAATATTTATTCGTATGATTTTTGGGGTAATATCAATAAGATCAGGCATGATGACGGGGTTGAAGAAAATGTTATAACAGATGTCATAAATAGAACTGTGACTCACTGGTTATCACATGGTAATGATATTTCGAATAAAACAATGACTGAGTTTGATTTAAATAATCAGCCAATAATATTTAAAAGATACTCTCTGGATGCAAAATTTACACAATTAACATTGGAGCGGGATGTTTCAGGTCGAGTGGTAAATAAAAAAGATGAGTTAGGAAGAGTTACTCACTATGATTATGACCTTCAGGACAGAGTTAATGTCATTACTCTTCCCGATAAGTCAATTATTACTAAGTCATACAACAGGTATTCAGAAGAACAACTTATCGAAAAGCTGACTTTTACCTCTTTCAATGGGAAAATCTTTGAAATAGGGTCACAGATGTTTGATGAACTGAACAGAGTGCAAGAGAGTCAGGCATATGGCGTGACGACAATGTATCGTTATACTCTTAATCGTCTACTCCCTGATGAGATTACTTTTGCAGATGGCAACTCTATATTATATGAAAACGATTATGGGTTGAAAGACAAAGTAATATCGATTACAGATAAAGAAAAAAAATTCCGCAAAGAATTTTTCTACTCTAATATCGATGATTCATTGATCGAAACTAAATATATTTCAGCACATGATGTTTACATTGAAAAATTTACTGAAGATGCTCTTAACAGTTCTCTGGTCATTAATACTACATTTATAAATGACAACAATTCGATTGATATCGCTTATAAACAGGAAAACTTTGTCAATAATGACGGTGTTAGCAAAATTACGGATGAAACTAACACGGAATATGTTTATACGCATGATACTTATGGAAGGCTTACAGGAATTAATGGCGGTAAAGTCAAAACTGAAATTTTGTACGATAAATTCAGCAGGGCCAGTCATGTCTCAGAAAGTGATGAACTCGGAAAATCTGTTATTCAGTTGGTTTATGACGAGTTTGGCAGAGAGATTGAGCGGCGTGTTACTTTGTCTCTTTCCAGTACTGAACTTGTTCCAGATCCGCTTCAGAGCCTTACTCTGGTCGTTGAAACCAGTTATTATGCTAATAATTTAATTCAATCAAAAGTGATAAAGCAGTTAAAAAACCATATCGAAATCATCAGGATTGAAACTTTTATATACGATGAACTGGACAGAATAAAAAATTATCAATGCAAGGGAGACGTACGGACAACCGATAATAGTGGAAAGGGAATAAAAGCAGTAGTGTATACTTATGATGAAGTAGGCAACATATCTCAAGCCGATTTCACTTTAGACGATGAAAGCCACGGTATTAAAAAGTTTTCCTATGATGAGATTAACCCGTTTTTATTAAGGCGCATGCTCCATAGCAGCACATCGGATTATACTAATTATGAATTTAACAGTTTGGGTTACCTTTCAAGAAAAAGTCAGTCGCAGACTGTGAACGATCGTTTGACCAGGGCAAAAGAGTCATTTTACAGCTATGATAGCTCGCTAAATTTATCTTCGATAGATCAAACCAGCTATGAAAACAATTTAGCGTGTGGCAGACAGGTTACAGATTACAAGTTTGGAAACTCTAATAAAGTCATGTTTAAAAGGACCATTGCGGAAGGAAAAAAAACAGAGGAAATCAGCACATTTCGTGGTTGTAACGATGAAATTATTAGCATTATCGATTTTCAAAATAAGATGCAATACCAGAAAGTCAATTTTCTTCAGGGGAAAGCGAAGCAGATTTGTTCTCAGAGTCAGAATGACACGATCATAAAAAAAATCACAACTGACAATTCAGGTACTCCATTCTATGTGATGAACTTTAATAACGGTAAATATAAAGGCAGTGAGGTTCCAACGACGGATATTTATGGCAGTTATGCAAAAAGCGTCTCCCCCGTTGGTATTAATGGATATCTTTATGACGCACATGCAGACGGATATCTGCTCGGGTCACGGTTATACGATCCTGAATGTATGAGGTTTACCACTCCTGATGATTTATCACCTTTCTACGGTGGTAATATAAACCCTTACATCTACTGTAATAATAACCCAGTAAATAATGATGACAAATCCGGTTATCTCACCAACGAACATTGGAAAATCCCGATATATATCGCCGGTTCTTTATCATTACTTTCTGGAGTGGCTACTCTGGGAGGGTCGCTGGCGATGTCCTCTGTCATGATGACCGCTTTTTCAATATTTGAAATCGGAGCGGGGATTTCAGCAATAGCATCCTTGCAGGGAGAAGGTAATGAGTATGAACTGGCCGTTGGGGGTACTGCTTCATCATTAGGTTTAGGGGTATCTCTTTCTCATGTTTTTGGAAGGTACAAATATCCTTTATCTAAGAGTTTAAAAAGTTTTTTCGACTTCAATAAAAGTCAACAAACTATGCGTAATCTCTCTTTCGATAAAAAGAAAAAGGAAATTATGGGATTAAAGTATTTAGGCCATGGCGTCAGTGTTTTTACTGACACATATAAAAATAAACCCCGACTGAATATCTATTCGCACGGAAGAAGGGCGTCTTTAATTGAAACCCGACTTGATGATTCAGGCAGGCTACTACCGGTTAATAAGTTAGATTATAAGGGGCTAGATCAGCTATTGCGTTCGACCGGAGGCATTCAATATGATAATTACGCATCAATAAGAATTATTGCTTGCCACTCCGCTGATTTCGGTTTTCTGACCCCACCTTTAGGGTACGACATGCATCAAATAACCGGCTTGCCGGTGAAAGCTTTCCAGGGAACAGTGACTTCTTTTGGTTACCCCCCGGAAATATTACAAAGCAGTTTTGAAAAATTTTCTCATGACCCGCATGCTTTGCAAAATATTTTAAAACAGTTCGCCTCACGATTTGAAATCATCCATAACGCTGGTTACTCTCCCAAATATTTTTCTTAGCAGCCACAGAGATGAATAGTATCTGACTTCGTCAGGGTTGGTTTTTGTCCGCGTATGACTGGTACAGCTGTTGAACCGCACCCTGAACATCTCACATCAGGTCTTTCAGGGTGCGGATTTATTCTCTTACTTTGCTTTACCCTGATTAGCTACGGCAGCTGCCTTAGCGGCGATTTCATCAGCATCACCAAGATAGTAATGTTTGATCGGCTTAAAGTTTTCGTCGAACTCATAAACCAGCGGTACGCCGGTTGGGATGTTTAATTCGAGGATCTCTTCTTCACTCATATTGTCCAGGTATTTGACCAGCGCGCGCAGGGAGTTACCGTGCGCAGCAATGATCACTTTCTCACCGCTTTTCATACGCGGCAGGATGGATTCATTCCAGTATGGCAGCACGCGGTCAATAGTCAGCGCCAGACTTTCGGTCGTCGGTAACTGTTCTGTGGTCAATGAAGCATAACGCGGGTCGTGGCCCGGGAAGCGCTCGTCGGCACGATCAAGCTCAGGCGGGGTAACGGCGAAGCCACGACGCCACTGCTTGACCTGCTCGTCACCGTATTTGTTAGCGGTTTCAGCCTTATCCAGTCCTTGCAGCGCACCGTAGTGACGCTCGTTAAGACGCCATGATTTCTCGACCGGCAGCCACACCTGGTCAACTTCATCCAGGATGTTCCACAAGGTATGAATGGCACGTTTCAGCACAGAAGTGTAAGCAAAATCGAAGGTGAATCCTTCTTTCTTCAGCAGCTGACCGGCGGCTTTTGCCTCGGTGCGGCCTTTCTCTGACAGATCAACGTCGTACCAACCGGTGAAACGGTTTTCGTTGTTCCACTGGCTTTCGCCGTGACGTACCAGAACCAGCTTCGTTACAGCCATAGCTTAACTCCTTAATAAATCTACATTTCAATGTTAAAGGCGATCGGTAAATCGCCGCGACATCACCCGCGACAATTTCAATGTGCAATACCATAGCTGAATTCTGCGCAGCGCGTAAGCCCGTCAGACGCGCTTTGCGTGTTTTTCACGCGCTCAGTCAAGCACCGTCAGCTGATAGTGCGTCGCCGACTGATACGTTTCACCGGGCTGTAGCCAGCAGTCTGGCTGCGGCCACTCTGGGTGGTTAGGCGAATCGGGCAAGAACTCGCTTTCCAGTGCAATGCCCTGAAAAGAATGATAAACACCCCGATCGCGTGCCGGAATACCTGCCAGGTGATTGCCGCTATACAGCTGCAACGCGGGGGCGCTGGTGAACACATCCAGCCGTAATTTGCCGTCAGCAGACCAAAGCGTGGCGGCCGCTTCGCCTGCTGTCGCGTTCAGCAGAAAAGCGTGATCGTAACCCTGTACGGCATGCTGGTCATCATCCTGCATGAAATCCTGTGCCACGCTCTTTGCCCGGCGAAAATCAAAGCTGGTGCCTTCCACGGCTTTTAGCGGCGCGGCAGGAATGCCTTCACCGTTGACGGGCAGATAGCGATCTGCATTGATCAAAAGGCGATGCTGGCGTGCATCACCCTGAAAGCCATCAAGATTAAAATAGGCGTGATTGGTGAGATTAACCGGACAGGGTTTATCTACCGCGGCCTGATAAAGAATCGACAGTCTGTTATCGTCGTCAAGACAATATCGCAACGAAACCCACAGCGTGCCGGGGAATCCCTGATCGCCATCCGCGGATTCGAGACGATATTCCACCTCACTATCACTTTGGCTGACAAGCTGCCAGCGGCGCTGGTTGAAGCCATCAGGGCCGCCGTGAAGCTGATGCTTACCCTGGTTGGCAACCAGCTGGATGGGGTCGCCGCTGTTGTGCAGCTGCGCGTTAGCAATGCGGTTGGCATAGCGGCCCACGGTAGCGCCCAGGTAAGCCGACTGGTGTGCATAGTCTGATGGCGAAGCACAGCCCAGCAGCGCTTCGCGTACGCTGCCGTCGCCCATCGGCACGCGGGCTGAAAGCCATGTAGCCCCCCGATCCATAAAGGTGGCGACCATGCCGTTGCGGTTGCGCAACGTGGTCAGGTGCCAGTTAGCCCCTTCTGTGACAGATGAATGAGGAGTTAGCATTGGCCGGCTCCTGCTGAAGCGGAGCAGACATAAAAAGTCTCTTTGAGACCTGATTTCGCCTGGTAATGCTGCTCAACCGCTGCCTTGACGCTGGCGACCACCTCACGCGGCATCAGGGCAACCACACAGCCGCCAAAGCCGCCGCCGGTCATGCGCACGCCG
Proteins encoded:
- a CDS encoding RHS repeat-associated core domain-containing protein, yielding MKGITQTLADFNVNIQQDNFISACMAGVDPRTGFFCNSTTLFDYNSCFSDAKFSFVLNYNSKNMCLNQGYGYGFTDNQSRYDEGKKLLSLSSGQVYRIANDPIEGQPEIADCKYHDFTFKKTLLRSPDGAVSQKIYYITYMNGVVEKLENVDINGDEQSCYVPFMILYGVSGKIQMFWDYDNGVPQLTTVREIKKGININTDLLSLSHKEKGKIRLSVFDDTEYNYRIVLTLNSKNQLVQIKNTGLDIYGKHSWKFKYSDVAAKDHLLEEIRYPSGRKDTIEYKRSENNFDLILPGDYLLYSVWLYQIIPQFMSGIKQIATNYTYNWADDNNQYSSVEEYLDIRRQAIKKITRTYNKFHLLISESIESGTTVKHISYVYNDCDVTKSLMLQSLKYQCINVIKTTYIDNSGAEVKQRDEVVSMEYDEFGNLVKQKNHNNSIFSFIYTNLILYGDQLVENPNGFWIMKSTSIVYPDNVKSQICKEYVYELLTESVNDSKSVEDITSYKIVSTEEKLFINYELVNTTLLTYHMESKDKPHFGKLKSHTLLCFDRKICKTFKWDYLSDQLVVQAINQNNDFSGCTTVKFNGTTGLLQSSYDGFNKSIEYKRDKLGRITLVTLTSNIDDPYKKKSFKYRYKYQFKEQLGSFNYEVETTDLYGNKLYERYDGLGRMQTVAIMKNNSDKEKIINSYKYNELSQLVHEDRFSYKGNEKLSFINIYSYDFWGNINKIRHDDGVEENVITDVINRTVTHWLSHGNDISNKTMTEFDLNNQPIIFKRYSLDAKFTQLTLERDVSGRVVNKKDELGRVTHYDYDLQDRVNVITLPDKSIITKSYNRYSEEQLIEKLTFTSFNGKIFEIGSQMFDELNRVQESQAYGVTTMYRYTLNRLLPDEITFADGNSILYENDYGLKDKVISITDKEKKFRKEFFYSNIDDSLIETKYISAHDVYIEKFTEDALNSSLVINTTFINDNNSIDIAYKQENFVNNDGVSKITDETNTEYVYTHDTYGRLTGINGGKVKTEILYDKFSRASHVSESDELGKSVIQLVYDEFGREIERRVTLSLSSTELVPDPLQSLTLVVETSYYANNLIQSKVIKQLKNHIEIIRIETFIYDELDRIKNYQCKGDVRTTDNSGKGIKAVVYTYDEVGNISQADFTLDDESHGIKKFSYDEINPFLLRRMLHSSTSDYTNYEFNSLGYLSRKSQSQTVNDRLTRAKESFYSYDSSLNLSSIDQTSYENNLACGRQVTDYKFGNSNKVMFKRTIAEGKKTEEISTFRGCNDEIISIIDFQNKMQYQKVNFLQGKAKQICSQSQNDTIIKKITTDNSGTPFYVMNFNNGKYKGSEVPTTDIYGSYAKSVSPVGINGYLYDAHADGYLLGSRLYDPECMRFTTPDDLSPFYGGNINPYIYCNNNPVNNDDKSGYLTNEHWKIPIYIAGSLSLLSGVATLGGSLAMSSVMMTAFSIFEIGAGISAIASLQGEGNEYELAVGGTASSLGLGVSLSHVFGRYKYPLSKSLKSFFDFNKSQQTMRNLSFDKKKKEIMGLKYLGHGVSVFTDTYKNKPRLNIYSHGRRASLIETRLDDSGRLLPVNKLDYKGLDQLLRSTGGIQYDNYASIRIIACHSADFGFLTPPLGYDMHQITGLPVKAFQGTVTSFGYPPEILQSSFEKFSHDPHALQNILKQFASRFEIIHNAGYSPKYFS
- the galM gene encoding galactose-1-epimerase, which gives rise to MLTPHSSVTEGANWHLTTLRNRNGMVATFMDRGATWLSARVPMGDGSVREALLGCASPSDYAHQSAYLGATVGRYANRIANAQLHNSGDPIQLVANQGKHQLHGGPDGFNQRRWQLVSQSDSEVEYRLESADGDQGFPGTLWVSLRYCLDDDNRLSILYQAAVDKPCPVNLTNHAYFNLDGFQGDARQHRLLINADRYLPVNGEGIPAAPLKAVEGTSFDFRRAKSVAQDFMQDDDQHAVQGYDHAFLLNATAGEAAATLWSADGKLRLDVFTSAPALQLYSGNHLAGIPARDRGVYHSFQGIALESEFLPDSPNHPEWPQPDCWLQPGETYQSATHYQLTVLD
- the gpmA gene encoding 2,3-diphosphoglycerate-dependent phosphoglycerate mutase; this encodes MAVTKLVLVRHGESQWNNENRFTGWYDVDLSEKGRTEAKAAGQLLKKEGFTFDFAYTSVLKRAIHTLWNILDEVDQVWLPVEKSWRLNERHYGALQGLDKAETANKYGDEQVKQWRRGFAVTPPELDRADERFPGHDPRYASLTTEQLPTTESLALTIDRVLPYWNESILPRMKSGEKVIIAAHGNSLRALVKYLDNMSEEEILELNIPTGVPLVYEFDENFKPIKHYYLGDADEIAAKAAAVANQGKAK